One window from the genome of Gemmatimonadota bacterium encodes:
- a CDS encoding addiction module toxin, HicA family, which produces MPRKIRELIRDLEKAGFIDRGGKGNHRNFEHPRGMRVVVSGNPGDDVKPYQEKVVMRNIEESLK; this is translated from the coding sequence ATGCCGAGAAAGATCAGGGAACTAATCCGAGACCTGGAAAAGGCTGGATTCATCGACAGAGGCGGGAAAGGTAACCACAGGAATTTCGAACATCCTAGAGGGATGAGAGTGGTAGTTTCAGGGAATCCGGGCGATGACGTCAAACCCTACCAGGAAAAGGTGGTAATGAGAAACATCGAGGAGTCGCTCAAATGA
- a CDS encoding FAD-binding oxidoreductase — MIRDSYWLDMPYTPSDPLSGDLDVDVVVIGGGVTGVTGALFLAEGGARVAVLERREIASGATGRNGGFMLAGTHEYYAEAVEELTDLYGPDGRRLAREAWTIALENHDLMAGLMKKYDIQCDYYRHGSFVIAMKRPDRGSHRNPLERIAQSYRLLQEDGFEVAYLDEEELYEIKRSPLLAGAFWNKFDGELHPVKYVRGLAAAAGGLGVRFFENTAVTGVERKDRGLLVHTPGGRIRTQQVLLGMNAYTPQLDARYERRIIPHRGQVFTTEPVSERLFNGVFYANDGWEFWRQLHDGPGEGGRLLFGGGRNHHIRAERGFHFLRRRSRPGQPVRTYRGYKERPTRAVQRTNDRAFNSAFPHLANLGRSHRWGGVMGFSYDSSPFVGETETPGVHIVAGFTGRGNAYATVAARMLSDRLLGRPPTLERRFETVKRVFDPLRGGIDAENRRR, encoded by the coding sequence ATGATCCGTGACTCCTACTGGCTGGACATGCCCTACACGCCCTCCGATCCCCTGTCCGGGGACCTGGACGTGGACGTCGTCGTGATCGGCGGCGGCGTGACGGGGGTGACCGGCGCCCTGTTCCTGGCCGAGGGCGGCGCGCGCGTGGCGGTACTCGAGCGGCGGGAGATCGCTTCGGGCGCGACGGGCCGCAACGGGGGGTTCATGCTGGCCGGGACCCACGAGTACTACGCCGAGGCCGTGGAGGAACTGACGGACCTGTACGGCCCGGACGGCAGGAGGCTGGCCCGGGAGGCGTGGACGATCGCCCTCGAGAACCACGATCTGATGGCCGGTCTCATGAAGAAGTACGACATACAATGCGACTACTACCGGCACGGCAGTTTCGTGATCGCGATGAAACGGCCGGACCGCGGTTCTCACAGGAATCCGCTGGAACGCATCGCCCAGTCGTACCGCCTTCTCCAGGAGGATGGGTTCGAAGTGGCCTACCTGGACGAGGAGGAACTCTACGAGATCAAGCGTAGCCCGCTCCTGGCAGGCGCCTTCTGGAACAAGTTCGACGGCGAACTCCATCCGGTCAAATACGTGCGAGGTCTCGCGGCCGCCGCGGGGGGGCTGGGCGTCCGGTTCTTCGAAAACACGGCCGTCACCGGGGTCGAGCGGAAAGACCGCGGACTGCTCGTGCATACGCCCGGTGGAAGGATCCGGACACAGCAGGTGCTCCTCGGGATGAACGCCTACACGCCGCAACTCGATGCGCGGTACGAGCGGCGCATCATCCCCCACCGGGGGCAGGTCTTCACGACGGAACCCGTCTCCGAGCGGCTGTTCAACGGCGTCTTCTACGCCAACGATGGCTGGGAATTCTGGCGGCAGCTGCACGACGGGCCCGGGGAGGGCGGCCGACTGCTGTTCGGCGGGGGCCGGAATCACCACATCCGCGCCGAGCGGGGATTCCACTTCCTGCGGCGCCGAAGCCGGCCGGGCCAGCCGGTCCGGACGTACCGGGGGTACAAGGAGCGTCCCACGCGGGCGGTTCAGCGGACGAACGACCGGGCATTCAACAGCGCCTTCCCGCACCTGGCCAATCTCGGCCGCTCCCACCGCTGGGGCGGCGTCATGGGCTTCTCCTACGACAGCAGCCCCTTCGTCGGCGAGACGGAAACGCCGGGCGTACACATCGTCGCCGGATTCACGGGCCGGGGCAATGCCTACGCCACGGTGGCGGCGCGCATGCTCAGCGACCGGTTGCTGGGCAGGCCCCCAACCCTGGAACGCCGGTTCGAGACGGTGAAGCGGGTTTTCGATCCTTTGCGCGGAGGGATCGACGCGGAAAACCGGCGCCGGTAA
- a CDS encoding amino acid ABC transporter permease has translation MSMIGQRKSRFRFNRLDGILLVGLVAAAGWMWYRSAIGVAYRWDWPQALSTVFATGDAGETPFFLTGIYATLRLSLWGAVLASILGVLIGVGRYAGGRTLRMFCGTYIQILRNIPPLVFIFIFYFFISSQLMPLLGLDALFSRPAEEASGWQRFLFGPPALWENLVSGVLCISSISAAYIAEVVRAGLAAIPRGQWEAGESLGIPVLDRYRFVIFPQALARIAPPLTGQYISLVKDSSIVSLISVQELTFVGSEIANSSGLLFEVWLLVAFVYFLLCLSLSILLRQVERRMTRHFHQFA, from the coding sequence ATGTCGATGATCGGTCAAAGGAAAAGCCGGTTCCGGTTCAATCGGCTGGACGGGATCCTGCTGGTGGGATTGGTCGCGGCGGCCGGCTGGATGTGGTACCGTTCGGCCATCGGCGTAGCGTACCGCTGGGACTGGCCCCAGGCGCTTTCGACCGTCTTTGCCACCGGCGACGCTGGCGAAACGCCCTTTTTCCTGACGGGGATCTACGCGACCCTGCGGCTCAGTCTCTGGGGGGCGGTATTGGCCAGCATACTGGGCGTGCTGATCGGTGTGGGCAGGTACGCAGGGGGGCGCACGCTGCGCATGTTCTGCGGGACCTACATCCAGATCCTGCGCAACATCCCGCCCCTGGTGTTCATCTTCATCTTCTACTTCTTCATCAGCAGCCAGTTGATGCCCCTGCTGGGCCTGGACGCCCTGTTCAGCCGGCCCGCGGAGGAAGCATCGGGATGGCAGCGCTTCCTCTTCGGCCCCCCGGCGCTCTGGGAGAACCTGGTCTCCGGCGTGCTGTGCATATCCTCCATCAGCGCCGCGTACATCGCCGAAGTCGTCCGGGCAGGCCTGGCCGCCATTCCCCGCGGCCAGTGGGAGGCCGGGGAAAGCCTGGGTATACCGGTCCTGGACCGCTACCGGTTCGTCATCTTTCCCCAGGCACTGGCCCGCATCGCGCCGCCGCTGACGGGCCAGTACATCTCCCTGGTGAAGGATTCGTCCATCGTCTCCCTCATCTCCGTCCAGGAACTGACCTTCGTCGGTTCGGAAATCGCCAATTCGAGCGGGCTGCTCTTCGAGGTGTGGCTGCTGGTGGCCTTCGTGTACTTCCTGCTCTGCCTGTCCCTCTCCATCCTGCTCAGGCAGGTTGAACGGCGCATGACCCGGCACTTCCACCAGTTCGCATAG
- a CDS encoding amino acid ABC transporter permease, whose protein sequence is MRGAENINYRWQWYRVDDFLFTSDNGAWAAGPLIQGLFVTLEISVLSLILTLVIGLATALLRLSSSVVGRGLARGYLELIRNTPLLIQLYVMYFVLGPILGWGQTTTAIACLAAFQGAYTSEIFRAGLRAIPRGQVEAGESLGLTRLDNYRYVILPQVLRNMLPPLTNEAVSLVKNSSIVSVIAIFDLTTQGRNLIADTFLTFEIWLTVAAIYLAVTLALSTAAAMAERRRAGA, encoded by the coding sequence ATGCGCGGCGCCGAGAACATCAACTACCGGTGGCAGTGGTACCGGGTGGACGACTTCCTGTTCACGTCCGATAACGGCGCCTGGGCCGCCGGCCCGCTGATCCAGGGCCTCTTCGTCACCCTCGAAATATCCGTCCTCAGCCTCATCCTGACCCTCGTCATCGGGCTCGCGACCGCGCTCCTGCGGCTGTCTTCCTCCGTGGTGGGGCGCGGACTCGCCCGCGGGTACCTGGAACTGATCCGCAACACCCCCCTGCTGATCCAGCTCTACGTGATGTACTTCGTCCTCGGCCCGATCCTCGGCTGGGGACAGACCACGACGGCGATCGCGTGCCTCGCCGCGTTCCAGGGCGCGTACACGTCCGAGATCTTCCGGGCCGGCCTGCGGGCCATACCAAGAGGGCAGGTCGAGGCGGGGGAGAGCCTGGGACTGACGCGCCTTGACAACTACCGGTACGTCATCCTGCCGCAGGTGCTCCGGAACATGCTGCCGCCGCTCACCAACGAGGCGGTATCGCTCGTGAAGAACTCCTCGATCGTCAGCGTCATCGCCATCTTCGACCTCACCACGCAGGGCCGGAACCTCATCGCGGACACCTTCCTGACCTTCGAGATCTGGCTGACCGTGGCCGCGATCTACCTGGCCGTGACCCTTGCCCTTTCCACCGCGGCGGCCATGGCCGAACGGCGAAGGGCGGGTGCATGA